In Oryzias latipes chromosome 23, ASM223467v1, the DNA window CCTGATGGTGGAAAAGATCAACCTTTTCTCCATGTTTGGAACTGGAATAGCCATGAGCACGTGGGTGTGGACTAAAGCTACCATCCTCATCTGGAAACGCACCTGGTTCAAGTAAGCAAGTGTCAGGGGGGGGGACACTTTGGTTCCTTTACTGTTAACTCATtgtgaactttattttgaaatcccatttaaaaagttgtgtttttatgaaattttggctttttctttcattctgacataaaaaaagttttatcccAAAAGCCTTAAAATtgcttaaattttatttttttagtattgAGAAAATTTGCTAATTAGAGTTCTCTAGGAGAGCCATATCTGCACTAAAAAGctcactgcagaaaaaaaaaaaagaaaaacgtcctGATCCATCAGGAATACATATCACATCTGCGGCTTTTGTTTCTCTGCCAGGATCCTTGGCCGCAGTGATAATGAACCCAAAAGGATTAAGAAGAGCAAGATGATAGCCAAAGCTTTTGCAATGAGGAAGGAGCTCCACAAGGACCCAGAGAAGGAGCTGTCCTTCAGCATGCACACGGTGTCCCATGATGGGCCAGTGGGTGAGCACTGAAGAACACCAGGGTTTGATTTTTGTTGCAGATCTTCACCTGCAGACTTAGGCTGGTTGTGTTTTGTCCTGAGTGCAACATCTTCCTGCAGGCAGAGCAGCAGGTCAACCCTCTCCTCCATTACATTATTGGAAGGGAATGGACATCCCAgcagattccttttttttatttttttgagcttTGAAAACATACATTATTTACTCTTGCAGCAAATTGATACATACTTTACTTTATTGAATACTAATCTTTTGTATTTTGCCCTCTTGTGGCCATTAAGTGCAACTACAAGTATGTACTtggaatattattatttatggtTCACACAAATATATTAATCAAATGATcctctttatttcaaacataaaaGTAAACAGCCTCATTGCCCAAAACACCAAtacaaatgttctgttttttttcagaggaaacttccaagtttagattttttttatgaaaagatttgttttctctttttcaaagcTGGAATTAACTTCGACATAAACGAGCCGTCCAATGACGTGTCATCTGCATGGGCGCAGCATGTGACCAAAATGGTGGCAAGACGAGGTGCCATCCTACCTGAGGACATTTCTGTCACTCCTACTGGTACACCGGGTAAGAGCCGCCTGTTTTTTGAGCTCCGTTTTGACAAAACCTCTGTTTCATCAACATTTATCCAGATAAAAGTTCCCTTTCAAATAGACTTAAGTAGTCTGGGTGGAATGTGAGTTTAGACCCTCTTCTACTGTCAAAATTAATGATTTTTGTGATCTTTTAACAGTACCCCCTCCAGAGGAGAGAAACAGGCTATGGTTGGTTGAAGCGGAGATTTCACCGGACATgataaagagaaagaagaagaaaaagaagaagaggaggaaggaggtgcGCCCGGCTGAAGAGGTGGCAGATCCCCAGCCTTATCCCCAGCGGGAGTTCGGCCGCAGCTCCGTGCCTCGGCTTCCTAAACTCCCCTGCAACTCCAGCCTGGTCGGCAACCTGCACCGACAGCAGAGGGAGCAGCAGAAAATGGAGGAGGAAGTCCTGCCGGGGTCTTGTCCGGACTTCCCACCTTCACACCCTCTTTCCTACGAGGAGAGATGCCCCTACCTGCAATGCCAGGACACGTGGAACAGGCAGCACAGCAGCCTGATGTCCAACGCCATGACACGTGTCAGCTGTTCAGACGGCGTGGGTCTTAGGCCTCGCTGGCAGCCCTCAACTTCAAACCGGCAGCTCGGTGGCTCTGCTTTTCACCTGGCACAGGCGGACCTCACTGATGGACTGGCAGAAAGAATGGCTCACGTGGCTCGGGTACCAGCAGGCAGGATGGCTGGTTATGGACCCGTGCATTCCAGGACCAATTTAATGGAAGCAGAGCTCATGGATGCAGACTCTGACTTCTAAGAGCACAGAGTTTCTAAAAGTGCTCAGAGGTACATAGGTATTAAGCTAGAAAAAGTGCTGGATACTTTCACACTTATTTCTAAGAGTTTCTTAGGTTTTCAAGATGAAAAACAAAGCTCTAGAAGGGATAAAACcgataaaaatgtactttttatgtGTCTATCAACATTTTAAAGGCAACTCTGAGAATAGAGCAAGGCAGCTAAACTGTTCTTGGCttgagaatatatatatatatatatatattctcttaAAAATAGAACACAATAATCTAGATCCTACCTGTTATCTGGATGTTTGGGCAATTCTAGCCAACAACAGTAAAGTCTTTCTGTCAGTAATTCCACATTTCTGAGAGACGTCAGAAAAACCACAATTCCTTTTAGGCATTTGCCTTTTATTGTTGTATGCTTCTTGTGTATCACTGTTATTCCGTCTGTAAAATACTCATTTTTACATGAAGTTTGCAGTAAACATAAGCAACACATTGACATAAATGCATTCAAagttgttagattttttttttttaaatctacccATAAACTcaacagttgtgtgtgtgtggaaaaacaacagaaaagcttATAGAACAAATTTTAGATTGCGTCACAATAATGAGACTTCCTCCAACTTGAATGTAGGAGTCACAGGAACTGCTGCTGCATCTGAGTAGCTTCTATACTTCATTCTAATCGTCACTCTTTTGCCTGGTGCAATGATGATAATGAATTATTTAGGTTTGCTTTTCCTAAAGAAAACCATTGAATACAATGTTGTTTCAACTTATctgtatgtaaatatttaaatatcatATTTTTGAAGCATTTCTTGAGTTTTGTATCACCTTGGATGTcataaaaagacatttgttaAGTACATTTTACCccttaaaactatttttctcCTACTAAGTcttgtttttgtacattttttgttcaaaGATTTTTCTATATAACtgtattttgtaaaattttgGAAATCAAGTTAAGATAAagttgggtttttgttttgttttgctttttaaccaaaatgtcagtataaaatatgttttgtttgtttatgcttACAGTGCTACTTCTAAGGCCATCACAAACCACCCAGAACGCCTGATATGTTCATGTAAAATACAtatgagagatttatttatGTGATCACTGTGGTGActttcacaacaaaacaaaatagattaGGCCCACCACTGaagtttatttgaaaataaCCTGAAATATTGAGAATATTGTGTttcaaaagtttccttttttaaattgtggttaaaattttttccaaaacattgttgttactgtttttttatttccacaacCTTGTTAAAGAATGTCATTGTGcagttgtattttgttttttgtcaataaagatATTTTCATGGTTTGGATGACGTCATAATTAATTAGagctccccctgctggtgatTTACCtcttaattttattcattttttttttgttttgttttattaacttaccaaactaaataattacACACATTAAACGAAATTACAAATATGTTAATGTTACTATGAGGTTTTCAAAAGATtaataagaaaaacagacttttattcATCATATAAAGGCGATGTTTCCGCCGCGTGAGGGTTCACCTTTCACCCCTCCCCTGTGTAGTGTGGTGGGGATGAAGAGGCAGTCAGTCCACGGGAGGCGTTAAGAGGGGAAAGGTCCACGATAAAAGAAGCACGATGCTGTGACAGAAACACTTGTGGGAACAAACCGACAACATGTCCCTCAGAAAAAGTTCTTTTGTCCCGGAGGATTTGGAAAAACCGCGGACAAGGTCTGTGCTTGAATCAACAGGTGAGACCTAAAcattatagtttttttgttttttaattaagggTATTAATATTATAGTTTTTTATGCGGTTGTAACTGTTTCTTTGAATAATTTTAATTTAGAAGGCTTGTTTTGTGTGTTAATGTTTGTCTCAAGCGTGCTCATTAAAATCACCTGCGTAGTGACGGTAGTCagcataaataaattaaatatatttaatattattattttagttttattttaactcaATGACTTCAATATTTCGgccttctttatttttcattagaaagattatttctttaaataaaaatagtgaCTTTTTGTGTGTTACATTTTTCCTCGTGTTTCTCAGCTGATTTAATCAGagaccaggattttaaaatacaaaaacaaaaaaaaaacaaaaggtacaAGGCACATATTTGAGGAGCAGGTTTGGAAAGCATGCTGTAAAGCATCTGCTTTAATTTTGATCATTCCTCTAATAAGTACAAGAGCACTTTAAGCCAAACCACATCAGTACAAGTTAAAACAATATGTTTGTTGCTTTGCGTTGATAATGTGATTGGTTTTGGtagacagttgactgtggagaAGAAACCGCATGACCCTCAGGAGGTTTTTGTTGGTCACACACATTTTCCCCAAGAGGGAGAACCGGTCATGGCTGCCGATGCGGCTCATTTAATATTTCAAACGTTGTCTCATACAGAGAACTGCTTCGATCCAGAAAACCATCACCCTCCGTGGCTGCAGGGGCGGCCTGAGAGGCTTTGCATCGGGGCTCAGCATCCAGAGCTGAACGGTGTGGCCACGCCATCACCAGACGCCTGTTCACAGCATTTCTGCCACTTCACACCCAAGTGTTTCCTTACTGTCCACAGAGGTGAACCAGACTTTCTGCATTAGTTTTACTCAAATTTACTTTGTTCAAAAGTTAAGACAGGTTCTGTCCCCAATGGGGTTTACTCAGGAGCAAATGGCACGTCCGTCCGGTCTACTCCATCCCACTTTGGTGAAGACGGATGGCATGAGGGGACTACAAAAACCACCATCAGAGTGGAGAATGAGGTGGAGGCGCAGAGAGAAGCCAACAACTATAGGGTGGGTGCAGAGGGGTAAAGTTCCTCCAAAAGCTGGTCTTTCAGCCGAATGCCCTCAGTTTAACTAACAAGATGCTTTATCATCTTTATGCAGAACTTCAGATCATTATTTTTAGTCAAAGATATAAAAGatctactccaatgaaaattgtgtttttggtgttctagTGTGATTTTTCAGTATTTATTCCAATCACTGGAAACCGGGAGAAgacgaaaaaatgttgttggtaaacaaaTGTAGTTGTGACAAAAAAAGCTACACGGccaggtcacaagctccctgctctgctccatttttaTGCATGGATTTACAGACGACTAGATCccatgtatgtctttatttACCAAGTcttagctggcatctggctcacaactgtgcagctggatagcaattcaccatttttgttgcaccaataatgttaggttggggttgtgaggggctgtaaactagcggaAAGGCATGTAAAcggatggatgacaggaagcgGGGATGGGCTTACTCTTTCCAAACAGTCCCTCCCATAActgaggggaatttctaatgaactctcgccactctgcaaaaaaaaaaaacagcataataatgAAATCCTCTGTggatgcttttaaaatggatcaaaagattagtgggactttaacaagtttctgtcttttaaatctgtttttctctgtttttgtacTAGTTTGGCTTCAGAAAGTGGAAGGGAAATGTTACTGAGAGACCAATTGAGGATAGATCAGATATAGTCAAGGAACTGTACACTGACCTGAGCCTTGTCAGACCTCGAGAAGgtactttttatattttccttttggctttacatttcttttattttattttttatctgatttttaaattgaaatcacTAAACTGCATCCCCTTTTTTTCAGGCTCTGCAATCACAGTTGGGAACATAGcttatgtgtttttatttggttgGTGGATTTCGTTGTTCTACATCCTCATTTGTCCTCTAATGTTTCTAACAATTCTCGGTGCTCCTTATGGTATGTATGCCAAAAATAACTTGAGAAAAATAGTGAGTTTTTCTGAGcgcaaataaacaaacatgtctCATTTTTGCATGATTCCAGGAAAGTTATGTTTAAAGATGGCGTTATACCTTCTTTGGCCATTCAGGAAGGCAATTGAGAAGGTAAGTTGAAGCATTTCAAGGAAGAAGTTCTAAACTCTCTGATCCAGACAGCTGAAGGCTCGTGATCTTACCCGCAGGTCAGTGACGCCGACAAACCGAACATGAAGCCGACAAACTGTGAGCGCATTTCATCCCAGAAAGACGACGATCTTGTTGGAGACGGGGACTGTGCCCCACTTCTAGTCTCTTCGCCCATCCTTACAGAGATCCCTGTCCCGCTTCTGCCGCAGAAAAGATCATCAGACTACTGGGTCAGAAATACGGTTGATGGCTGTCTGTTTTTGCTGTACTTTAGTGGTTTCTGACTCCTCCTTCCTCTCTGCAGTGTCGTGTGAGTACCTATGTCTGGTTGTTATTGGGTTACCCCGTCCTGGTTGTGGTCCATTTCCTAGCATGCGTGCTTTCCTGGCTGCCAGTGTTTTCAATTCCTGTTGCAAAAATGAACTTTCGGATCTTGACTACTGTCCTCCTGATGGCCCCAGAAGAAGTCCACATAAAGAAGCAGGAAATGGTAGTAAAACTGTAATGTGGGctgtctctctctttttttgtctcctttttgATGCAAATACACTTTCCCCGTATGCTCTCTTCAGCAGAACTTTTTGTGTGAGATCAGAGTTACCCTGTACTGCTGCCAAGCTTTCAACATGTATTATTACAAATACACCATCCAAGGAATCAACATTTTTGCTCTCAGTATCCTTTTAAGCTGTTCAGAGAATTTGTAAGAACtttcagaaaatgttatttattattgtcaTCAGTTGTGATGTCACACTTTTGTTTCCTTAAATTTCTTTCAGATCTGTTACCTTTGGTATTTATGACTTTAGTCCTCGGCTATACTGACCATGATCATATTTATCTCAATTCAGAGACCATGTTTGCCATAGCCATCACCTCCATCATTCCCCTGTCCTACTACATTGGCATGGGAATAGCTAGGTAAGGCACTAGATGTGTGGGTCAATAAATGCAGATctaagaaaaacagaactgcTAACATTTTCAAAGAGCCACTTTGATGataggtttttggtttttttttttctttttttaaacatgatcttgtggtatttttttctcatgatggaggaagtATGTAAGGCAAAttgatcttaaaattgcatttctaagtatttctttatccaaatcattgtgaatcaggagcagactgttTGTTTGAAgtagtgaatttctaatgaacttctgccactTAGCTGAAAATGTCCTAGATGacaacagtttattttattttactaaaacggcataatcctaatcaaaagaccactggggaacactttgaaaatggatcaaaagatgatcggaatggaggttttgtttttaagtttgatcagtgtttcatgttttgtcCCTGCAGCATTTCTGCTCAGAGTAACTTTGCAGTGGGGGCAGTTGTAAACGCAACATTTGGCTCCATCACAGAGATCACATTCTACATCACAGCACTGCTGCGGGGGCACCATGCTGGCACCAAATGTTATGAAGAAATCGTCAAAGCTGCTCTCACTGGAACACTGCTCGGATGCATTTTGTTCATACCAGTGAGTGCTCACATTAGCAAATACATGCACTCTGTATGACTATTTTTGAAGGTTTAcctttttttgaatgaaatatgctttaacttttttttttttttttttttctgtgtgtaggGTATTTGCATGACCATAGGGGGCATCAAGCACAGCGAGCAGCGATTTAACAGTCGTTCAGCTGGAGTGAGCTCAGCTCTACTCTTTATATCTGTTGGAGGTCAGGTTGaccatttgttttaaataactaTTTCCCCCCAACATTTTATGAACGTGTCTGTTGGGCTTTGCAGGTGTATTTGCTCCCACCCTCTTCTCAAAGACTTTTGGTAATCTGGTTTGTGAAAGCTGCTCAAATATTCCAGGAAATGCCAGTGTCCTCTTTACCTGCAAAGACTGTCACTATGATACGGTATGTTGGTTCTTCTGTTGGCTAAGGTTGAACAAAATTACGACGGAAACCgtgaaagggggaaaaaaaaagagaatgaagatgtaaaatatgacagaaattttttttacttttatagagcagatcttaaaaaataaagctgttgcAAGCTTCAATCCATAATAAGCGCTGACTAAATCCATGAATGCAGCCATTTATGGCGATGCCATAAGGCATCTTGGACCTATAGTCGTCACTGTTTATGTTGTCATCTGCCAGAAATCC includes these proteins:
- the LOC101174240 gene encoding putative cation exchanger C521.04c isoform X1, producing the protein MSLRKSSFVPEDLEKPRTRSVLESTENCFDPENHHPPWLQGRPERLCIGAQHPELNGVATPSPDACSQHFCHFTPKCFLTVHRGANGTSVRSTPSHFGEDGWHEGTTKTTIRVENEVEAQREANNYRFGFRKWKGNVTERPIEDRSDIVKELYTDLSLVRPREGSAITVGNIAYVFLFGWWISLFYILICPLMFLTILGAPYGKLCLKMALYLLWPFRKAIEKVSDADKPNMKPTNCERISSQKDDDLVGDGDCAPLLVSSPILTEIPVPLLPQKRSSDYWCRVSTYVWLLLGYPVLVVVHFLACVLSWLPVFSIPVAKMNFRILTTVLLMAPEEVHIKKQEMQNFLCEIRVTLYCCQAFNMYYYKYTIQGINIFALNLLPLVFMTLVLGYTDHDHIYLNSETMFAIAITSIIPLSYYIGMGIASISAQSNFAVGAVVNATFGSITEITFYITALLRGHHAGTKCYEEIVKAALTGTLLGCILFIPGICMTIGGIKHSEQRFNSRSAGVSSALLFISVGGVFAPTLFSKTFGNLVCESCSNIPGNASVLFTCKDCHYDTSQADPHLILTHIEPLVYTISVLLPASYLIGLIFTLKTHSHIYDIHISEGHPHGQYVQETASSHKPTGEVVNGCLQPTGVCINASINDTTHGAAGCLSSASHAVVHWSRWKALAVLIVATALMACCADLCTENIEPILSHSSISQYFIGVTVLAMVPELPEIVNGIQFALQNNISLSLEVGSCIAVQVTMIQIPLLILFNVFYDVGFILVFSDIHLWASIFSVILVNYIFMDGKCDYFQGTALVVVYLILLALYFFAPSPRSC
- the LOC101174240 gene encoding putative cation exchanger C521.04c isoform X2, with the protein product MSLRKSSFVPEDLEKPRTRSVLESTENCFDPENHHPPWLQGRPERLCIGAQHPELNGVATPSPDACSQHFCHFTPKCFLTVHRGANGTSVRSTPSHFGEDGWHEGTTKTTIRVENEVEAQREANNYRFGFRKWKGNVTERPIEDRSDIVKELYTDLSLVRPREGSAITVGNIAYVFLFGWWISLFYILICPLMFLTILGAPYGKLCLKMALYLLWPFRKAIEKVSDADKPNMKPTNCERISSQKDDDLVGDGDCAPLLVSSPILTEIPVPLLPQKRSSDYWCRVSTYVWLLLGYPVLVVVHFLACVLSWLPVFSIPVAKMNFRILTTVLLMAPEEVHIKKQEMNFLCEIRVTLYCCQAFNMYYYKYTIQGINIFALNLLPLVFMTLVLGYTDHDHIYLNSETMFAIAITSIIPLSYYIGMGIASISAQSNFAVGAVVNATFGSITEITFYITALLRGHHAGTKCYEEIVKAALTGTLLGCILFIPGICMTIGGIKHSEQRFNSRSAGVSSALLFISVGGVFAPTLFSKTFGNLVCESCSNIPGNASVLFTCKDCHYDTSQADPHLILTHIEPLVYTISVLLPASYLIGLIFTLKTHSHIYDIHISEGHPHGQYVQETASSHKPTGEVVNGCLQPTGVCINASINDTTHGAAGCLSSASHAVVHWSRWKALAVLIVATALMACCADLCTENIEPILSHSSISQYFIGVTVLAMVPELPEIVNGIQFALQNNISLSLEVGSCIAVQVTMIQIPLLILFNVFYDVGFILVFSDIHLWASIFSVILVNYIFMDGKCDYFQGTALVVVYLILLALYFFAPSPRSC
- the LOC101174240 gene encoding low affinity vacuolar monovalent cation/H(+) antiporter isoform X3; the protein is MSLRKSSFVPEDLEKPRTRSVLESTENCFDPENHHPPWLQGRPERLCIGAQHPELNGVATPSPDACSQHFCHFTPKCFLTVHRGANGTSVRSTPSHFGEDGWHEGTTKTTIRVENEVEAQREANNYRFGFRKWKGNVTERPIEDRSDIVKELYTDLSLVRPREGSAITVGNIAYVFLFGWWISLFYILICPLMFLTILGAPYGKLCLKMALYLLWPFRKAIEKVSDADKPNMKPTNCERISSQKDDDLVGDGDCAPLLVSSPILTEIPVPLLPQKRSSDYWCRVSTYVWLLLGYPVLVVVHFLACVLSWLPVFSIPVAKMNFRILTTVLLMAPEEVHIKKQEMQNFLCEIRVTLYCCQAFNMYYYKYTIQGINIFALNLLPLVFMTLVLGYTDHDHIYLNSETMFAIAITSIIPLSYYIGMGIASISAQSNFAVGAVVNATFGSITEITFYITALLRGHHAGTKCYEEIVKAALTGTLLGCILFIPGICMTIGGIKHSEQRFNSRSAGVSSALLFISVGGVFAPTLFSKTFGNLVCESCSNIPGNASVLFTCKDCHYDTSQADPHLILTHIEPLVYTISVLLPASYLIGLIFTLKTHSHIYDIHISEGHPHGCLSSASHAVVHWSRWKALAVLIVATALMACCADLCTENIEPILSHSSISQYFIGVTVLAMVPELPEIVNGIQFALQNNISLSLEVGSCIAVQVTMIQIPLLILFNVFYDVGFILVFSDIHLWASIFSVILVNYIFMDGKCDYFQGTALVVVYLILLALYFFAPSPRSC